A stretch of the Arthrobacter sp. PAMC 25486 genome encodes the following:
- a CDS encoding glycosyltransferase family 2 protein, translated as MSRTWIVIPMYNEASVVGTVISGLREVFPFVVCVDDGSTDGSQQAAREAGAVVIQHPVNLGQGASLQTGIEYALNDPELDCIVTFDADGQHRVVDAQAMAERIKSGEAEVVLGSRFLDKRTKMSLAKRTVLRTAAIQSRMATGMALTDAHNGLRAFSPQVARSIHLTQNRMAHASELVHQLSEIKPNWVEHPVEIIYTDYSKAKGQSLLNSVNILADLLFR; from the coding sequence GTGAGTCGAACTTGGATAGTCATCCCCATGTATAACGAGGCGTCGGTTGTTGGCACCGTTATTTCGGGGCTGCGAGAGGTTTTCCCCTTCGTGGTGTGCGTCGACGACGGCAGCACCGACGGCTCCCAGCAAGCGGCACGTGAGGCGGGCGCCGTCGTCATTCAACACCCAGTGAACTTGGGCCAGGGAGCATCCCTGCAGACCGGCATCGAGTATGCCCTGAACGATCCTGAACTGGACTGCATCGTCACCTTTGACGCTGACGGCCAGCACAGGGTGGTGGATGCCCAGGCGATGGCCGAGCGCATCAAGTCGGGAGAAGCTGAGGTGGTTCTCGGCTCGCGCTTCCTGGACAAGCGGACCAAGATGTCCCTGGCCAAGCGAACGGTGCTGCGCACTGCTGCGATCCAATCCCGGATGGCCACCGGTATGGCGTTGACCGATGCACACAACGGGCTCCGCGCGTTTAGCCCGCAGGTGGCCCGTAGCATCCACCTGACCCAGAACCGGATGGCCCATGCATCAGAACTCGTCCACCAGCTGTCCGAAATAAAACCCAACTGGGTGGAGCACCCGGTTGAAATCATTTACACCGATTATTCAAAGGCCAAAGGACAGTCATTGCTGAATTCCGTCAACATTCTTGCAGATCTGCTGTTCCGGTAA